The Nerophis lumbriciformis linkage group LG05, RoL_Nlum_v2.1, whole genome shotgun sequence genome contains a region encoding:
- the LOC133605789 gene encoding Y-box-binding protein 2-A-like has protein sequence MKTLLDGLKSWKCVGDKKKKKKEKEATSSMTDAEAHSPPPPSLAPPSSVSSAEDKPLRERKVIATLVQGTVKWFNVRNGYGFINRNDTKEDVFVHQTAIKKNNPKKFLRSVGDGEVVEFDVIEAAKGSEAANVTGPGGVPVKGSRYAPNKRRFRRQFFPRPSDQGKVADGQTPGDGDEEAGLEENRRPQQQRRGPRPRPEPQDNGEAGETRTEDDQAQRPPRRRFWRPYRRPFRPRPALEQSADVQVATPLTSEEVDSAETTGEGPKLRRQPRRRRLRNSGSSTSKNDTEKTASEPGTPPKTSKSVELKSKSPKRPKSPAAAATVTDAAAPTE, from the exons ATGAAAACGCTGCTTGATGGGTTAAAAAGTTGGAAGTGTGTCggcgacaagaagaagaagaagaaggagaaggaggctaCATCGAGCATGACGGACGCCGAGGCGCACAGCCCACCCCCGCCGTCACTGGCACCGCCGTCCTCGGTGTCGTCGGCGGAAGACAAACCGCTCCGGGAGAGGAAAGTCATCG CCACTTTGGTGCAAGGCACGGTGAAATGGTTCAACGTTCGTAACGGTTACGGCTTCATCAACAG GAATGACACTAAAGAAGATGTGTTTGTTCATCAG acCGCTATTAAGAAAAACAACCCTAAAAAGTTTCTACGCAGCGTTGGAGATGGAGAAGTGGTGGAGTTCGACGTCATTGAAGCAGCTAAG GGTTCTGAAGCAGCCAATGTAACCGGTCCCGGTGGTGTTCCGGTCAAAGGGAGCCGCTACGCTCCCAATAAACGCCGCTTCCGCCGGCAGTTCTTCCCCCGACCCAGTGACCAGGGCAAAGTAGCGGACGGTCAGACCCCCGGTGATGGTGATGAGGAAGCCGGGTTGGAGGAGAACCGAAGACCTCAGCAGCAACGTCGTGGACCTCGTCCACGCCCAGAACCGCAAGAC AAT GGGGAAGCAGGAGAAACAAGAACAGAAGATGATCAAGCGCAAAGACCACCGCGGCGTCGATTCTGGCGGCCATATCGACG ACCGTTCCGTCCGCGTCCCGCGTTAGAACAGTCTGCTGATGTCCAGGTTGCGACTCCACTGACGTCCGAAGAAGTGGACTCTGCCGAGACAACCGGCGAAGGCCCTAAACTACGTCGTCAACCAAGACGCCGTCGGCTAAGGAACTCAGGGTCGTCGACTTCTAAA aATGATACTGAAAAGACAGCTTCTGAACCCGGCACCCCTCCCAAGACGTCAAAGTCCGTCGAATTGAAATCAAAATCCCCAAAACGGCCAAAATCGCCAGCG GCAGCTGCCACAGTAACAGATGCAGCGGCACCAACGGAGTGA